The Petropleomorpha daqingensis genome includes a window with the following:
- a CDS encoding sugar 3,4-ketoisomerase, which yields MTDWNPAPEGNGAGCRIVDLPRITDPRGNLTFIEGGSQIPFDVARVYYLYDVPGGESRGGHAHQQLEQLIIAAAGSFDVIVDDGTETARFHLNRSYYGLYVPRLTWRELGNFSSGSVCLVLASQPYEEADYHREYDGFLAARAVADGAAG from the coding sequence GTGACCGACTGGAACCCCGCGCCTGAGGGCAACGGCGCCGGCTGCCGCATCGTGGACCTCCCGCGCATCACCGATCCTCGCGGCAACCTGACCTTCATCGAGGGCGGCTCGCAGATCCCGTTCGACGTGGCGCGGGTCTACTACCTGTACGACGTGCCGGGCGGCGAGTCCCGCGGCGGGCACGCGCACCAGCAGCTCGAGCAGCTGATCATCGCGGCGGCCGGCAGCTTCGACGTCATCGTCGACGACGGCACCGAGACGGCGCGCTTCCACCTGAACCGGTCCTACTACGGCCTGTACGTGCCGCGGCTGACCTGGCGCGAGCTCGGCAACTTCTCCTCCGGCAGCGTGTGCCTCGTCCTCGCCTCGCAGCCCTACGAGGAGGCGGACTACCACCGCGAGTACGACGGGTTCCTCGCGGCCCGGGCCGTGGCCGACGGAGCGGCCGGGTGA
- a CDS encoding GNAT family N-acetyltransferase yields the protein MRQLLGGGLLFCDPRFHDLNAVPAADRWRYEHHREGRLVGVLDGVVDDGVLLSGHSAPFGGPDLVRADPTVDELVDLVDGALAAAAEAGVRTVRLRARPPVYSAAEPLLEYVLLHRRFAVEHCDLNQHVDLQPLHAGADPFSLVRKNKRALLRAALAAPHELVEATGGEDLTTLHGILATNRAAHGRPAGLPRDYLERARAAFPDRVRLLLLRVEGQPVAAAVVYRVLDDVDLLVAWGDAAHDLRTSPMDLLAHLLVTGSVQRGARLLDLGPSSEKDGTPNVGLVNFKRSIGGVPGTRKVFTRAVG from the coding sequence GTGAGGCAGCTGCTGGGTGGGGGACTGCTGTTCTGCGACCCTCGGTTCCACGACCTCAACGCCGTCCCCGCAGCCGACCGGTGGCGGTACGAGCACCACCGGGAGGGCCGGCTCGTCGGCGTCCTCGACGGGGTGGTCGACGACGGCGTCCTGCTGTCCGGGCACAGCGCGCCGTTCGGCGGCCCCGATCTGGTCCGCGCCGACCCGACGGTCGACGAGCTGGTGGATCTCGTGGACGGGGCGCTGGCCGCGGCAGCGGAGGCCGGTGTGCGCACGGTGCGGTTGCGTGCCCGTCCGCCCGTGTACTCCGCCGCCGAGCCGCTGCTGGAGTACGTCCTGCTGCACCGCCGCTTCGCCGTCGAGCACTGCGACCTCAACCAGCACGTCGACCTGCAGCCGCTGCACGCCGGCGCCGACCCGTTCTCGCTGGTGCGCAAGAACAAGCGGGCGCTCCTGCGCGCCGCGCTCGCCGCCCCGCACGAGCTGGTCGAGGCGACGGGAGGCGAGGACCTCACCACGCTCCACGGCATCCTCGCCACCAACCGTGCTGCGCACGGGCGACCGGCCGGCCTGCCGCGGGACTACCTCGAGCGGGCCCGGGCCGCGTTCCCCGACCGGGTCCGGCTGCTGCTCCTGCGGGTGGAGGGGCAGCCGGTGGCCGCCGCTGTGGTCTACCGGGTGCTCGACGACGTCGACCTGCTCGTCGCCTGGGGCGACGCCGCCCACGACCTCCGGACCTCACCGATGGACCTGCTGGCCCACCTGCTGGTCACCGGGTCCGTGCAGCGGGGAGCACGGCTGCTCGACCTGGGTCCGTCCAGCGAGAAGGACGGCACACCCAACGTCGGGCTGGTCAACTTCAAGCGCAGCATCGGGGGCGTCCCCGGCACCCGGAAGGTGTTCACGCGGGCAGTCGGCTGA
- the glpX gene encoding class II fructose-bisphosphatase: MSLHDSLPTSPGAAFRADRPAPDRNLAMELVRVTEAAAMAAGRWVGRGDKNGGDGAAVDAMRALIGTVSMNGVVVIGEGEKDQAPMLYNGEQVGDGHGPDCDVAVDPIDGTTLMAKGMPNAIAVMAVADRGAMYDPSAVFYMEKIATGPDAADAIDITAPVAENIRRVAKAKHCSTGDVTVCILDRPRHEQLVGEVRDAGARIRFITDGDVAGAIAAAREGTGVDLLLGIGGTPEGIIAACALKCMGGALQGRLWPRDDDERQKALDAGHDLDRVLTLDDLVRGDVFFVATGITDGELLRGVQYRAGGCTTQSLVMRSRSGTIRMIDSRHSLAKLRAYSAVPFEAEGERVLD; encoded by the coding sequence GTGTCGCTGCACGATTCCCTGCCCACGAGCCCGGGGGCCGCCTTCCGGGCCGACCGCCCCGCGCCCGATCGCAACCTCGCCATGGAGCTGGTCCGCGTGACCGAGGCCGCGGCGATGGCGGCCGGCCGCTGGGTGGGCCGCGGGGACAAGAACGGGGGCGACGGTGCGGCCGTCGACGCGATGCGCGCGCTGATCGGCACGGTCAGCATGAACGGCGTCGTCGTCATCGGTGAGGGCGAGAAGGACCAGGCGCCGATGCTCTACAACGGCGAGCAGGTCGGCGACGGCCACGGTCCCGACTGCGACGTCGCCGTCGACCCGATCGACGGGACGACGCTGATGGCCAAGGGCATGCCCAACGCCATCGCCGTCATGGCGGTGGCCGACCGCGGCGCCATGTACGACCCGTCCGCCGTCTTCTACATGGAGAAGATCGCCACCGGACCCGACGCCGCCGACGCCATCGACATCACCGCGCCGGTCGCCGAGAACATCCGCCGGGTCGCGAAGGCCAAGCACTGCTCGACCGGCGACGTCACCGTCTGCATCCTCGACCGGCCGCGGCACGAGCAGCTGGTCGGCGAGGTCCGCGACGCCGGCGCGCGGATCAGGTTCATCACCGACGGCGACGTCGCCGGGGCGATCGCCGCGGCCCGCGAGGGCACCGGCGTCGACCTGCTGCTGGGCATCGGCGGCACGCCGGAGGGCATCATCGCCGCCTGCGCCCTCAAGTGCATGGGCGGGGCGCTGCAGGGCCGGCTCTGGCCCCGGGACGACGACGAGCGGCAGAAGGCCCTCGACGCCGGCCACGACCTCGACCGCGTGCTCACCCTCGACGACCTCGTCCGCGGCGACGTGTTCTTCGTCGCCACCGGCATCACCGACGGCGAGCTGCTGCGCGGCGTGCAGTACCGCGCCGGCGGGTGCACCACGCAGTCGCTGGTCATGCGCTCGCGCTCGGGCACCATCCGGATGATCGACAGCCGGCACTCCCTGGCCAAGCTGCGCGCCTACTCCGCGGTGCCGTTCGAGGCCGAGGGCGAGCGGGTCCTCGACTAA
- a CDS encoding class II fumarate hydratase — MPADQDGAEFRIEHDSMGEVRVPAWAKWRAQTQRAVENFPISGTRIERELIAALAAIKGAAAAVNTDLGVLPGEVAKAIADAAGEVAAGSWDEHFPIDVFQTGSGTSSNMNTNEVIASLATEALGKPVHPNDHVNASQSSNDVFPSAIHVATTRAIVRDLIPALRHLESSLSRKAEEFATVVKSGRTHLMDATPVTLGQEFGGYAATVRYGVERLQSSLARIGELPLGGTAVGTGINTPPGFAAAIIDKLAAELDLPLSEARDHFEAQSSRDSLVEASGQLRTIAVGLVKIANDLRWMGSGPRTGLGEINLPDLQPGSSIMPGKVNPVIPEATVQVAAQVIGNDAAVAFAGTTGSFELNVTLPLMARNVLESIRLLANVSRLLADRCVDGITANVEQCREYAESSPSIVTPLNKYIGYEEAAKVAKQSLAEQKTIRQVVLERGYVDRGELTEQQLDEALDVLSMTHP; from the coding sequence ATGCCCGCAGACCAGGACGGCGCGGAGTTCCGCATCGAGCACGACTCCATGGGCGAGGTCCGGGTCCCGGCCTGGGCCAAGTGGCGGGCGCAGACGCAGCGGGCCGTCGAGAACTTCCCCATCTCCGGCACCCGCATCGAGCGGGAGCTCATCGCCGCGCTGGCCGCCATCAAGGGCGCCGCGGCCGCGGTGAACACCGACCTCGGCGTCCTCCCCGGCGAGGTCGCGAAGGCGATCGCCGACGCCGCCGGCGAGGTGGCCGCGGGGAGCTGGGACGAGCACTTCCCCATCGACGTCTTCCAGACCGGCTCCGGGACGTCGAGCAACATGAACACCAACGAGGTCATCGCCTCGCTGGCCACCGAGGCGCTCGGCAAGCCGGTGCACCCCAACGACCACGTGAACGCCTCGCAGTCCTCGAACGACGTCTTCCCCTCGGCGATCCACGTGGCGACGACGCGGGCGATCGTCCGCGACCTCATCCCGGCGCTGCGGCACCTCGAGTCCTCGCTGTCCCGCAAGGCCGAGGAGTTCGCGACGGTGGTCAAGAGCGGCCGCACCCACCTCATGGACGCCACCCCGGTGACCCTCGGCCAGGAGTTCGGCGGGTACGCCGCGACCGTCCGCTACGGCGTCGAGCGGCTGCAGTCCTCGCTGGCGCGGATCGGCGAGCTGCCGCTGGGCGGCACCGCCGTCGGCACCGGCATCAACACCCCGCCCGGGTTCGCCGCGGCGATCATCGACAAGCTGGCCGCCGAGCTCGACCTGCCGCTGTCGGAGGCGCGTGACCACTTCGAGGCGCAGAGCTCCCGCGACTCGCTCGTCGAGGCCTCGGGCCAGCTGCGCACCATCGCCGTCGGGCTGGTGAAGATCGCCAACGACCTGCGCTGGATGGGTTCCGGCCCCCGCACCGGGCTCGGCGAGATCAACCTGCCCGACCTGCAGCCGGGCAGCTCGATCATGCCGGGCAAGGTCAACCCGGTGATCCCCGAGGCGACCGTCCAGGTCGCCGCGCAGGTCATCGGCAACGACGCGGCCGTCGCCTTCGCCGGCACCACCGGCAGCTTCGAGCTGAACGTGACGCTGCCGCTCATGGCCCGCAACGTGCTCGAGTCGATCCGGCTGCTGGCCAACGTGAGCCGGCTGCTGGCCGACCGCTGCGTCGACGGCATCACCGCCAACGTCGAGCAGTGCCGTGAGTACGCCGAGTCCTCCCCCTCGATCGTCACGCCGCTGAACAAGTACATCGGCTACGAGGAGGCGGCGAAGGTCGCCAAGCAGTCGCTGGCCGAGCAGAAGACGATCCGCCAGGTGGTTCTCGAGCGGGGTTACGTGGATCGCGGCGAGCTCACCGAGCAGCAGCTCGACGAGGCGCTCGACGTCCTGTCGATGACCCACCCCTGA
- a CDS encoding acetyltransferase — protein sequence MAAKKPIVIVGAGETADIAYEYFTVDSDREVVAFSVERQYLPDGRSQADGLPFVAFEDLADTHPPAQVDTFVALSSTWLNRARARLFRAVKEQGYTCASFVSPHAFVWRTATVGENSFIFENNVLQHGVVVGDDVVLWSGNHIGHQTVIEDHVFIASHVVVSGFCRIGSSTFMGVNASVGDGVTIGADSVVGAGAVVVKDLPPRGVYVGSPAKPTGGDPFDSFKVPAEQR from the coding sequence ATGGCCGCGAAGAAGCCGATCGTCATCGTGGGTGCCGGCGAGACCGCCGACATCGCCTACGAGTACTTCACGGTCGACTCCGATCGCGAGGTCGTCGCCTTCTCCGTGGAGCGGCAGTACCTCCCCGACGGCCGGTCCCAGGCCGACGGTCTGCCGTTCGTGGCCTTCGAGGACCTCGCCGACACGCACCCTCCGGCGCAGGTCGACACGTTCGTGGCCCTCTCCTCCACCTGGCTGAACCGGGCCCGCGCCCGGCTGTTCCGCGCGGTCAAGGAGCAGGGCTACACCTGCGCCTCCTTCGTCAGCCCGCACGCCTTCGTCTGGCGCACCGCCACCGTCGGCGAGAACTCCTTCATCTTCGAGAACAACGTGCTCCAGCACGGGGTCGTGGTCGGCGACGACGTCGTGCTGTGGAGCGGCAACCACATCGGCCACCAGACCGTGATCGAGGACCACGTCTTCATCGCCTCGCACGTGGTCGTGTCCGGGTTCTGCCGGATCGGCAGCTCGACCTTCATGGGCGTGAACGCCTCCGTCGGCGACGGCGTCACCATCGGGGCCGACAGCGTGGTCGGGGCCGGCGCCGTCGTCGTCAAGGACCTGCCGCCGCGCGGGGTCTACGTGGGCAGCCCGGCCAAGCCGACCGGCGGCGACCCCTTCGACTCGTTCAAGGTCCCGGCCGAGCAGCGGTGA
- a CDS encoding serine/threonine-protein kinase, translating into MEREQFGDYRLEAMLGRGGMGEVYRAYDTRHDRVVALKVLSTELAADRNYRERFRREAHLCARLNEPHIVPIHRYGEIDGRLFLDMRLVPGRDLAQVLEVEGTLPAQRAVSIVGQVARALDAAHADGLVHRDVKPSNIRLTEEDDDFAYLLDFGIARSLTDADGPALTMTGAALGSVDYMAPERFLEQPLDERVDVYSLACVLYECLTGRRPFVGDGLAALMYAHLKVDAPAPSTMRRGVPRGLDEVVKKGLAKDPDERYASAGALASAARKAVSVPPSRPQVVVPQAPKTSILQRPVTNPTGGLPASGAGAEPPTSAIPAASPRIPAQRNPAASPATPAPPASRINFSAPPPRPPSAPPLGPISSPQRAVSGEQRAPAPVAWVDGPKPISARPQYDQRPSMRSRLPLVLVLVALVVAGVAVALVLVLG; encoded by the coding sequence GTGGAACGGGAACAGTTCGGCGACTACCGCCTGGAGGCGATGCTCGGCCGGGGCGGCATGGGCGAGGTCTACCGGGCCTACGACACCCGCCACGACCGGGTCGTCGCGCTCAAGGTGCTGTCCACCGAGCTCGCGGCCGACCGCAACTACCGCGAGCGGTTCCGGCGCGAGGCGCACCTGTGCGCGCGGCTCAACGAGCCGCACATCGTGCCGATCCACCGCTACGGCGAGATCGACGGCCGGCTCTTCCTCGACATGCGGCTGGTGCCCGGTCGCGACCTCGCGCAGGTGCTCGAGGTCGAGGGCACGCTGCCGGCGCAGCGCGCGGTGTCGATCGTCGGCCAGGTGGCCCGCGCCCTGGACGCCGCGCACGCCGACGGGCTGGTGCACCGCGACGTGAAGCCGTCGAACATCCGGCTCACCGAGGAGGACGACGACTTCGCCTACCTGCTCGACTTCGGCATCGCCCGCTCGCTGACCGATGCCGACGGCCCGGCGCTGACCATGACCGGCGCCGCCCTCGGTTCGGTGGACTACATGGCCCCCGAGCGGTTCCTCGAGCAGCCGCTCGACGAGCGGGTCGACGTCTACTCGCTGGCCTGCGTCCTCTACGAGTGCCTGACCGGGCGGCGGCCGTTCGTCGGTGACGGCCTGGCGGCGCTGATGTACGCGCACCTGAAGGTCGACGCGCCGGCCCCGTCGACCATGCGCCGCGGCGTGCCCCGCGGCCTGGACGAGGTCGTCAAGAAGGGCCTGGCCAAGGACCCGGACGAGCGCTACGCCTCGGCCGGTGCGCTCGCGTCCGCGGCCCGCAAGGCGGTCAGCGTCCCGCCGTCCCGGCCGCAGGTCGTCGTCCCGCAGGCGCCGAAGACGTCGATCCTGCAGCGGCCGGTGACCAACCCGACCGGTGGCCTGCCGGCGTCCGGGGCGGGTGCCGAGCCGCCGACGTCGGCCATCCCGGCCGCCTCGCCGCGCATCCCCGCGCAGCGGAACCCGGCCGCGAGCCCGGCGACGCCGGCCCCGCCCGCCTCCCGGATCAACTTCTCCGCACCGCCGCCGCGGCCGCCGAGCGCGCCGCCGCTGGGACCGATCAGCAGTCCGCAACGAGCGGTGTCCGGGGAGCAGCGGGCGCCGGCGCCGGTCGCCTGGGTCGACGGGCCCAAGCCGATCTCCGCGCGCCCCCAGTACGACCAGCGCCCGTCGATGCGCTCCCGGCTGCCGCTGGTGCTGGTGCTCGTCGCGCTGGTCGTGGCCGGGGTCGCGGTGGCGCTGGTCCTCGTGCTCGGTTAG